Proteins found in one Triticum urartu cultivar G1812 chromosome 4, Tu2.1, whole genome shotgun sequence genomic segment:
- the LOC125554920 gene encoding BTB/POZ domain-containing protein POB1-like, which produces SEEERRKVLSYRLLPLVRFSNMSCDALQKVLRYEDVDIDHEYLTKHIAEVLLHKAYPNQMEGALAANVTTCWQFAERAYDFKLVRVVAFNQPCPQVTVYMDLKRDECSRLFPSGGICTQIFHLAGHKFYLLANCKMVEQATSYSFALSLNIFDEPAGSICLDIEFAARTKPLGKFVSKYGYKNTMTGDRSQGCGDLFGMPWSTFIADDSLFIDGVLYLRADLTLVVQPELQT; this is translated from the coding sequence TCGGAGGAGGAAAGGCGCAAGGTCTTGAGTTATCGCTTACTTCCACTGGTACGCTTCAGTAATATGAGCTGTGATGCACTGCAGAAGGTCCTAAGATATGAAGATGTTGATATAGACCATGAGTACTTAACTAAGCATATTGCTGAGGTACTTCTACACAAAGCATACCCAAACCAGATGGAAGGTGCTCTTGCAGCAAACGTGACAACATGTTGGCAATTTGCTGAGCGAGCTTACGACTTCAAACTTGTGAGAGTGGTTGCTTTTAATCAACCCTGCCCACAGGTTACAGTTTACATGGATCTAAAGCGTGATGAGTGTTCCCGACTCTTCCCATCAGGAGGTATATGCACGCAAATTTTCCATCTCGCAGGGCACAAATTCTATCTCTTGGCAAACTGTAAAATGGTTGAGCAGGCAACATCGTACAGCTTTGCCCTATCATTAAATATTTTTGATGAGCCGGCAGGCTCAATATGTTTAGATATTGAGTTTGCTGCAAGGACAAAGCCGTTAGGAAAATTTGTGAGCAAGTACGGATATAAGAACACCATGACTGGTGATCGGTCGCAGGGATGCGGTGATCTTTTCGGAATGCCATGGTCGACGTTCATTGCTGATGACAGCCTCTTCATCGATGGCGTGCTATATCTGAGAGCCGACTTGACTCTGGTGGTGCAGCCTGAATTACAGACCTGA